The Mya arenaria isolate MELC-2E11 chromosome 16, ASM2691426v1 genome includes a window with the following:
- the LOC128221105 gene encoding uncharacterized protein LOC128221105: protein MTDLVTKAGASTAVAIFEKLIAAIPNVIQLSGVNDISRLISDEAGKQITKDQNLQKLVAELLEKDLRIHIKGKEIVLSSLHIVHGPIKTIEEMVYSHPYVVLAACIGMTFITTKLELFDILWDFLPRKRPSTTPTNN, encoded by the exons atgacag atCTAGTTACTAAAGCTGGCGCCTCAACTGCAGTGGCGATATTTGAGAAATTGATAGCAGCAATTCCAAACG TTATACAGCTTTCCGGAGTAAACGACATTAGTAGACTGATATCAGACGAAGCTGGAAAGCAGATAACGAAAGACCAGAATCTGCAGAAATTGGTTGCCGAGCTGTTAGAAAAAGATTTACGGATCCATATCAAGGGAAAAGAAATCGTTCTAAGTAGCCTTCATATAGTTCATGGTCCAATAAAGACCATTGAGGAAATGGTCTATTCGCAC CCGTATGTCGTTCTCGCTGCTTGCATTGGTATGACATTTATCACAACAAAATTGGAACTTTTCGACATTCTTTGGGACTTTTTGCCAAGGAAACGTCCCTCAACAACCCCTACAAATAACTAA